The segment CTACACTGATTCTGATACAGATTTTGAGATTTACatagaaatgaataaaatagtaggtgttttatttttgttttatttttgtttttgcttattttaagaCCCGGACACTCAATTTTGACAACGAAAACGAATTTTGAGTGCGGGTTTTCTCTTGTATTCGTAGATGAATTGAAGTTTCCACTGGACTGTATAGTTCCAAAACCACTGGACTGCATAGTTCCTTGACTGAGGCAGATTCTGATACTATAATTCGAGTCGAATTAAAAAGACCGATGTGCAATCAGCTCCAGCAGCCGTAGGTATATACATTACAAGATTATTACAAGATTTCAATGGGATCAGGATCAAGTTTAGGACCAGCATGGGTTCAGTGGAATTTCCGGTATGGGTTCACAATCAATTCCACGACCGGAGCCAGAGTAGGTTCATGACTAATTCCTGTCTGGGATTGGAACCAATTCCAGTAACAGTATGAATTCTGTAAAATTTCAGAATGGGTTCGGAATCAGTCCCAGGATCGGTATGGATTCTGATTCAGTTTCTCTTAATGTGTCCTTTGGAATTAGTAAATTCACATTGAATTTGCGTTGACTTTTTAAAAAATCCGTCGCACGCATcctaaatttattaaataccCCAGAAATTATCTTGCATAACCCTGTGAacgggccaaattaactagtatgtttttaaaattaattaaagaaAATCAAGTAAGTTCCATTACAAGCAAATTGGATCGACCAACATGACAATAAGAGATCATGCAATTGAGTTAGATTAGAATAGATAATTTCTTTTCATTATCTGATAGGAATGTTGTGAGCCTGTGAATCTGTTCAATGTTGTGAGCCTATTGTAAAGTCAGTCCCGGAAAGCTAGTCAGACGCTGGTTTGATTTGACGCTTGCTGCGATTTCGGCCGATCGATTTTCCCTATCAGACTTCTAAATTAATGTACGTTGGCAACGTCATTACCATAAAAATATTCCAACTGTCAACCTTTTTCTTTGCAATTTCCGCTTTCTGCAGTACATTTCAGTCACCTCCGGGCGCCTGAAGTATGATCTCATAATAATCACCTTAACTGACACAACctatgtgtggttttggacGATTGcgttttcgttttaattttaagCAATCAATGAGGGTATACTCGGTTACCAAAAGAGCAATTTCTGTAAGAAAAGATTTcgaaaaaattaacacaatcGTTCTACCAACGGGaataaaacattgcaaaaaaaaaagatttaaaccTTTCCATGAGGCTGCACCGACAAGACAGGCAAGTGGACTGCAGACTGCAGATGAGCTTAAAGCTCTGATTTTAGATCCCATAATAAAAAGGGGATTTCTATGGAGTTTGGCAGAAAGGATGTTTCTAACGTACGTAAATGCTGTTCACAATCAATACTAGCtcgaaaatattaataattttcATCACATCAATGTCAACATAGCATTTACTATACTGCCGTGAATAAACCAACCAAATATAACCAGAGGTCTATAACCAAATGAAGATAATCTCCTAAAAACGTCATTTAGAAATGCATTTCCTAGatggaataaaattaaatttgcatTAATGTTTTTACTGTTGCAACGTATTCCTATATGAAATGACAGGAACTGCTAATGATCGGATTTTTGTATCGTATTTCGCTATATATGAAATCGAAAATCGTCACAATGACGTGAGAATAAACGTTCAGCGAGAGCGTGTGAGAGCAATTGCTCCATGCACCATTGCACACCCGCGGGTGATGAGGGCAATGGTtacttagattttttgtttgcccaaCCCGATTTGAAATGACATGGTATTGgataaaacgatttttttaataattaaaaatgcaaattagcGAACTGATCAAGATTGTCCAggtaatatttataaaaaaaagtgtgaagTCTATGCAGTTTAAAACAGTGTTGAACCATGCTTTTCTATAGTAGTATAGATTGGATTACCACAACTACACCGTTGGAGGAATGGTATGGGGGGATATATTCACCGATGAAATTGCATGTTTGGCGCAACAAATACAATGGTCTCATACACAAATACCAATTCCATTTAACACTTCGCAACCAGTTTCAGAACGATAATAAAAAATGTCAATGGAAATGACAAGTTTTGGAAATGACCTTCATGAAATTTGCGACCGGAAAAATTTACATTGCAATTGTTCTAAGCACCCATTACTTATTACCTAACGTATGAAacataagtaaaaaaaagagtagaaatggGATTTTAACCACGTGCAATATCATAATTTGTAGTTGGATCTTACATTACTGTTGAGCTATGTTctagcaaacaaataaaagaatCATACATTTATGTCAACAAAGGCATGGAATGTATCAGGTCTATTGTCAATCGGACCTTCTGGATGTCTGCAGTATATTCTGCATCATCAGAATGACCACAAAGCTCGCCAATCGTGATTAATTATGtttatgaaattgaaaattattgtCATTACATATAATTTTAAGTAAATAATCGTAGCATTGGTACTTTATGTccgtataaaaataaaaatatttttgaatacgACTCTCAAAACATTATAAAATAAGAATTGTTTCCACCAGCATAGCCCAAACCTCATCGATATAAAGGTGCGAACTATCCAGGAAACCACAAAGTTAACACATTTTGAAATAATGCATAAGAAAAATTAGGTGTTCAAGTTATGGTTACTGCCACTGCCACGGGTAGCGTTTGAAAACAAGTCGAGTGTTGGTGGATTACCCGGTAGATTTTACCGGGCCTTCACTagtaatataatataaaaacTAGGTTGCGGCCCGTGCGTCTATTTTCAGTAGCATTTTGGCCCGCGAGATCCAACGAGTTTGACATCGCTGGTCTAAGGCTATTCATgtacaaccacaacaaaaatgtTACTTTTGTCCCGGTTCTTGAATTTCTTTAATCCAGGCTCTTTACTTTACCTTAAAGTTTACCTTGCCTTAGAGAGAACACTTCACTGTATTTCCGTTATTAGTTTTGCACGATCGATAGCTACAACACGTATTTAGACGACCTGAGCACGAGCACGTTCCTGTTTCCGTTtcgggggatttttttttttttggaacgcGAATTGCTTGCGACAGGCATCCAGCGCCGATCAGCCCAACGGTGCCGGGAAAAGATCCCATCGCTCACCATTAAGCACACCCACCCGCCCACATCAACTTACCGTCTGGTAAGATGTATCGCATCGTCCAGGTACTGCAGGTTGAACAGCACCCGGGCCAGGTTGAGCAGCACCTCCGCGTTGGTCGGTGCCATCGCGAGCGCGCTGCGAAAGCACTCGATCGAGTGCCGGGCGTCGCCCTTTATTCGCCAAAAGTTGCCGATCTGGTTGTACAGCTGCACCGACCGCGGTTTCTCCGCCTTCGCCTTGCGGAGCCGCCGCTCGAGCGCATCGATGTCGAAGTTTTTCAGCGACTTCGGGCCCTTCTTCTTGAGAAAGAGGAAGGCGACCTCCGGCTCGGGCACGACCGGATGGCTGTACCGCTGGGCCACGCCGATCAGATCGTCGTAGTAGGTAAAGTTGACCGGTTTGCCACAGTCCAGCACGTCCGCCGATTCCGGGCTGGTGGTCGGGTGGTTCGCGGTTCCCTTGTGGTTTGCCGCCGCCCCCTCACTATCCGGCGTCCTGTGTGGGAGTGTGTGAGGGAGAGAAATTAGAGCGAATGAGGACACCAAGCCGCCGTGCCGTAGGTGGAAGGAAGAAACCGTACGCTTTCGGGAGGTTCACAATCAATTTTCCGCGCGCGTGCCGCCTCCACGTGTTGTCTCGATAGTTGGCCgcggtgatggtgatgatttgAAACGTCGaatcctcgtcctcctccggATGGTACGGGTCCACCAAGGATTCGTCCccattgttattgttgttgctgctgccggtggtggtggtactgcTCTCGCCAGCTGCGGTCATCTTACTTTCGCCCGCACCGGAACTCTGTGGAGAGTAGGAGAAGCTTAGACACGCGAACACCCTGCCCCAGCAGAAGCAGTACGGGTACCTGCAGTTTGCAGTTGCTACCGCCGGTCCCGCTGACAATCTTGCCCTCCTCCGTGTTTAGCTTCCACAGGGTGGAGGTGCGTGAGTTGGTGGACAGCACCTGGGTGCACAGTATGTACACCAGCCCGTAGCACATGGCCGCCCTTCGGTCGTGCATTTTGCGTGCGCAGTCTCTTCTCCTGGTCGCTTCTCGGGCCCTTCTCGGGCCACACCGAACAAACAAAAGTCCTCTAGTAGACACTGGTACGCCAACACACTGTACCCTCCGAGCTCATATTACAACGCGGACCACCGGGCCAGCCGCACCACCGTTCAtaacactgcacacacacacaaacacacaggagAAAACAATCAAGCACAGAGGGGCGAAAGGGATAAAAATTGCACTCTTTGAGAGCTTTGATTGAAgattttcggttcggtttgagCGGATTTGTTGGTTGGTCGCGGACTTCGCTGGGGCTTTGTTtccacagcaaaaaaagtaaaGATGTCACCCCGTTTTGGGTGCTGTTTGGTGCTGTTTGGACACGGGGATGGATGTGATTGCAGCGATTATTTACACGCCCGAATCGCGGGACACGGGTCGATTCACGGGGTTTTCCGCGGGTGTGGGAGGTCCCCCCTGCAAAACTGCGGCCAAATCGTAGCGGCGGGGACAACAATATCTCCAGCACTGTGGATACAATAATGCCGTGAAAATTTCGCCAGAATCGTTCTCCTCCGTTgccttcttttgcttcttcttattcttttgCTTCCTCCTCTGCAGCCCCCACTGTGTGTATATTGACAGTTCTCGTTTTCGGAACTTGCCGTACCATTGTCCTGGAGCGCGGTACAAGCAAACGCGCCGAAGCGAGACCGACCGAGCGAGCGCGCGGGCGAGCGAGATGGGTGGAAGAGCTCGAATATTCGAGCAGCGCACTGACAGCGCGCTCCATTTGTCGAGCAGTTCACGGTGTTCCCTCACGGACAgggtggccagattattttggcgttCGTTTTCCGCGGGAGCACCAACATTTTTTCGGTAGCTTTCGGAAGGAAATTCAAATTGTTTTGGTAGTTTTCGGTGGGTTGTGAAATTTGCAACTCAGTTAAAATGAAATGTTGAgcggggggaggagggggcgGGAGTGGCCAATCTGCAAAGTAGTCATTCGAATATAGGCCTGAAGTGTCAATCTGAAAAttgtacagtagaacgtcgattattcgggggcggattaaccagCGGGCGgtttaaccgtgcgcataaatgtgacagctgttcaagcgtacagcgaacatttgcgGCGATAGTCAAGAGGGAAACCAGTTTTTTGtacagctctgtagtgtctagtagTGTTtgcgaaattcatttttgttcatgaacagttgttaaacctgtTGATTCatataatattctactaacgttTAAGCGATTGATTCAAagtaaattaatcataaaactagtgaattttatattttttatatgaatttgacatttcttggaccattatccgtgcaaatcgattaaccggccaCCGTCTGGTCCCGAGctacccggataatcgacgttctccTGTATTAGGCCTGGGTCTATGAACATGTAGCAGCAACATTTGTTCAATGGCAACATTTCTGGATTTTCccatttatttcaaaaactgtgCTCATATTCACTCACAAAAACATGTTGAAATTaagttgaaattattttttacccGTTTTGGCGTGGAAACATGTCCAAAAATGTTTATGCAACAAAAATTTCGGTTTTTTCTatgaatatttgattttccagtcgtttaagcttaataaTTGAGACCCGCTGCACCCACGGATCGGATTCGATTCTGACTAGTTCGCACTCAACTCCGGCTCGGGTCGTGCAATGCATCGTACTAATAAGTAAGGTTTTATGCATAAATTGTTTAGGGAAATGGTTCTGTGATTTCTCGGTCAgtattatgaaaaaaatctgtgattttctgtaggaaaaataaaaaaatagttttaggGTGCTGATCTGTGAATCAGGCATCACCATACTGATCATTCTCGTCGTCATTGCAATCTGCTAGTGCAGCTGCTATAAGAACCTTTCTCCGGCCGATAGCATACCGAAAGTAACAATCCGCGCCGATCCAGTTCAGTTCAGAGATATAAAACTGCTTCATTCATTTCCCTTCGTTGTACCCTCTGTCCACAGTACGATGTCCCGGGGAAGGATTGCGCTGAGCACGGCGGCACGACAGTGAGCGACtaaacccaaatagccagctcgtactttatagctgatttagggctgtttaacgaaaaatcgttccgatgtcgtactttgtggctgattaagagatagacggtactttacggaactatggagctttttaacaggcacatggtactttttggaactttgcggctgattagcactatgcgtagggttcatgatggaacttgaaggcttgttaagaaagggtactgaacttggtggaactttatagctttttaatgcatgacatcggtcaagggttgtcaaagtgtcaaagacggacgccggcaataatctcattgctgctgcacaagttagattcgttaattgaagaatgaatattgagtgaagtgattgtgaattatcagtaaattgtgtaaaattttgtgtaatcatcaatacaaaggatttaaaaatatacatatgtgtttaaacgaaacaaatcttgttgtttatttcatcgatgacgcttgcttgaaaataaaacacaaagaaaaataatccctggcatcgtggcataaggaagctgcttaggcgctgtttgaaagacccgcATAggactttgatgctgtttatctactgcaaaaggcgaattagagcagcgatctttagcgtgccaaaatgagctgcttaagcaattctggctatttgggaaagATCGACCGTCTCGACGATATGGTGGACGGGGAGCATCCGCGcgacaccatcaccaccaacatTGCGCTGTGGTAGCGGTAATCGCTCATgcgggcgtgcgtgcgtgcagaataatcaaaattgtttgattctgaCGCATGCGTTTTCAAACTGTCACCCGCAGCGGGTGTCAAATTccacacattttaaaaaaaaaaagcacgtaCGCACGCCCACAAGAGCGATTACCGCTACCTGAACGTGCGCATCATGCATTGCAAAAATCGgcatttctggtcactctggtgCTGCCTTCGCGCTGTTCGCGGCCGACCAGAACTGAACCCGGGCAAGGTAAACGCGTGAACACGAAGCGGCACAGCATAAAATTCCATTTCATAACAACATCGCCAACATATGGGCAAACCTCGGCTCGCCCTCGTCACTGGCTTTCATGTTGCGCATGAAACAAGCGGCaaagtgagtgagagagaccCTGCCCGTCCTGCCTGTGCCTGTGCTGTGTTGCCGTTTGCTAGATTTCGGGGGTAAGTTTTTGGTGTGTGCAAGCGCGCGTTCGTTGCctctgtgtgtgggtgtgtttgtgtatgtgcacGTGCCAAGCTGTGTGTCAACAACACGCAAAGCTCAGAAGGTATGGAATTGTTTGTACATTTTCTAAAAACCATCCCCAAATCCGGGACCTCCAGGAAGTGGCGCTATGCTATGTGTTCCTAGTGGATTCCCTACTCACACGTGTGCtaatgtgtgcgtgcgtgactgtgtgtgagtgcatgGAACGGGATCAATTAATGCTGATGCTGGCGGGTTGCTTCCAGTAtcttcgatcgctttccaTGATCCCACCACCCCGAAAGCCCCCGATTTACGATCCCCGTggtgcgaatgtgtgtgtgtgcatgagtATTTCGTCAACTACAATCAACGCCGACCGTCGTGGGCCAATTGCTTAAAGTAACACTTACCTTTTATTGCCCTTTTCcttatatacacacacaccactcacacacacacaccttcaccatttttttttctattttatcgTCTTCTCCTTCTCCACCTTCGCAAAGGGGCCAACGGTTGGGCGATCCTTGAATTTCACAACCGCTGGGAACGATCGTCGTCCTTCGGCTTTTTATGGTTCGATTTGCTCTGGACGTTTCGGACGCTGTAGCAGAACCTTGGATGGTATTAATTTTCTTAATTACAAGGCTTTTACATCATTTTgtgcttgtgcgtgtgtctttCAATTGCCAGAAGCCGTTGAACATTTTACTGCCCTGCAGATCTGGACACTTTCATCGCTAAGCTTTTGAGAGTTTTTCTTTCCAGCAGAGACGCTGACAGACGAACAAGAAAGTGTTGTCTGGCTATTGTTATTCATACTTTCTTTGGTTTGTTGATTTAccttaaagtatttttttcagttttccAATGTTCTTTAAAACGCTgcatataatttatttatttcaatttaattatattttaatttgctaCATGGCTTTCATCCCTTGGAGATTAGTTCAAACTACATTCTGAAGAATAGAAATAGTTTTCATTAccataaaaccaataaaaaaaaacggaaacgacAATTTAAAGAAAGGTAGGAGAATACCAACGCAGCAAAACACAGGTGGATGAAGGATGAAAGTGACAGCGTTCAGTTGCGCCTTCACATTAGCGTGCCGTCTGCGTCTGTTGCGCTTTAAATTCACCCAATTCTTCTACATTCACGGCCGCCACCGAACGACGTCAGGGATCGCGTTTTTGTAGCCAAGCTCCTCACTAGGTAAAGTTTTGGGAATTTTTGCACCCCACCGGTACTTTCCGTTTTCGCACTAGACCGCGACATGCATGAGCTTGCAAAAGTGGTCGTCGTTGCTGCGTGTGGTGTAATTACCACGAGAGATAGGCTAGGCAACATGGGGCCGAGCCTTCGAAACCACGgggacgacaacgacgacgacgacctcgGAGTGCAATTGTGTCAATGTTGTTTCGATGGTATTGTCTGAGCCGATGAGTCACCAAGAGTCCGGGGAAATCCTCTGAGAGCAGCGTAGAGGAAAGGAGAAGATTATTTGGATCAACGTGCGGCATTGGCATACAGCTCGGCTGCCTCTCAATGATGATTCTTATCGCAATGCACCTTGCCCTACCAAGATGCTTGAAATCGCTGTGCTATTTTACTGCAGATATTGATGGCTAGTGAAGATATCGGGTATTCAGAAAAGTAGTCTTGGTAATTCCGCTCAAAAAGGATTTTAGAAACAATTTGAAGATTATCTGGGTAAAATGCGAGGCATGTTGACCTTCCGCTTGGGACTACTACGTGGTCATTCTTATCTATAATTCTTTCTTAGCCGAGATTTTCGTTATCTCTGGGAAGTTAGAGACAGAGATGCAATGACTAGTTGCCTGCATGCTGACTGATAACTAATGAAGCATGTAGTGTCGAGTATTGGAATACCCGTAGTTGTCTGGTTTCTGATTGTTTAGCCAATGTAAAGCATTGAACTTCTTGGAGAGCTATTCTTATCACCTTACACCTCTTCCGGAATTATCGTTATCGCTGGCTGGGCGGGTGACGCCGTCTTTGGCATGGCATGGCATGTTCGGCAAGGTCCCAACCCAAACCCAACCACCAGCACTCTTCCTGCACGCCAAAAGGAAACATGCCCAACAGGTTTTAATGAGCAAATGAGCGCCCTTACCCCCGCATGGCATGATGGCGACTCATTGATGAACTTTTTTAGGCCAACCGGTCATGTTCTATACGGTGCGCGCAACCAGATACTACTGTTGCGGCACTGTTGCACGAGGAACGGCGATTAACGGCTATTACATCAGCTGCTGCTACCCGTAAGTGGTGCGGCGATTTCTATCGAGAACTGCAAGCAAGCGATCTCCCCTCCCTCTTTCCTGGTAGTTTTGGTATGTTGCGATCTTGCGCGATCGGTCGGGAGACACGTTTGGAGACACAAGTCGCCCATGCTCCCTCGCTCTatcttctcctttttttcactctcACTGACATAGCTCCCCTCCCGCCAGTAGCAGCACAGCGGAGCACTTCTTGCATCATCTTGCAGCGCTGGCCGGTCGTCTATTGCCAGCTATCCTCCACTTCTCTGCCCTCACCATTCACCGGGTCTATTAGATTATGAAAgtgaaagcagcagcagcagcagcagcagtagcggtGGTAGTGGCGAATATCGGCGAGAGAATATCGGATACTGGGGCAATTCCGGACCATAGCTCCTGGCCAAACAGATCtctccacgcacacacacacacgcacacacatctcCCTTGATGCGCCTCGCGTGCTTCGGTCGCACTAAAGCAGTTTAGCCTTGCTGGTCGGCGCCTTGCCGCGCCAGTGCGTGTCGGGGGTGGAGGGCACCGAAGCGAAAAGGCGAACGAAACGAGCCGCCCCGGTCAAATCGCGGGCTAACCTCGAACGCGCTGGTGCAATACTGCAACCTCGCGGACCTTGCAACAGCGTACGGTGTCTTATCGTGCCTCTCTGAAAGGGGTTTTCAGGGGGCCGGATATGGAGAAACCGCTAAAGGGGGGGCCTCCTGTGGTGTGCGCGCGCCGTTTTATTGGAGACAAATTCCGGACTCCGTGGCGTTGATTGTTATTTGTCTTTGTCGCAATATTGCACTTACTGTGTACTTCAAGGGGCAACCTGCAAAAGCACCAGCAGGTAGTGTTTGCGCAGTGTCATTTCCCGTCAGCGCAAAAATTGGCCAGTCATTGCGGTGCACGTGCAGTGTGCGCCGTGGGAGCGTCACGTAGGGTTGGGATTAGTGGTGTGCTCTCATGACTCCGATCCGATACaggctattgttagtccgattctggcaaaatcggaaccactagttccgccgGAAGTCGATCAGAGTCATCCAGTGTCGCCCAGAGTCGGATTCATTTGGACTCGTCCGGAGTCGGTGTGAGTCGGCCGGGGTTGTCCAGAGTCATCTAGAATCGGTCAGAAAAGTCCGGAGTTGGGCTGTCTTTGGACGACTCTGTCTCTGGGTCGCACCGGACGATTCAGATcgactccgagcgactccggacgactcgggACGAATACGGACGaatccggatgactccgactctggacgacgctgcacgactctggatgactccggacgactccaaacgactccaaacgattccggacgacttcgactaCGGACGACTGCAGATAACTCCGGTCGACTCAAGATAACTTCGGACGACTATggatgacttcggacgactccaaacgactcagGATGACTTCGGACAACTACGGATGTCTCCGAacccggacgactccggacgtctccggatgactccggatcaCTCAGGACGACACTGGACGACTCCAAGCctctctggatgactccggatgactctggacgactccggatgactccggacgactccagatgactccgaacgactccggatgactccggatgactctggatcACTCAGGAAGACACTGGACGACTCCAAGCctctctggatgactccggatgactctggacgactccggatgactccggacgactccggatgactccggatgactccggatgactctggagactccggatgactccggacgactccggataactccggatgactccggacgactccggataactccAGATGagtctggacgactccggatgtctccggactccagatgactccggatgactccgaactccagatgactccggacgactccgggtgacttTGATCTgggcgactccagatgactccggacgactccaaacgactaaTAATGACTTCGGACAACTCCACATGGACCTACCTTTCGGAGTTGGTTCCGAAATcttcggagtcggatcggagtagTCTCCGGaattttgccaactttacccatcactagctCGGATGGCATTAGCGCTACTGCCGGCCCTGTTTGTGATCCGGCGGGCGATAAGAGATCCGGTTCCGTGTTAAGCTCCAAAACATGCTCCACTGCCCAAGTTGTGTCGAGCAGGTTGTAATGGCGCACGAGAAAATTTGCTACTTTGACGTACGCAGTTCAACCGAACATAAAAAGTAGCAAATATTTGATGGATCAGATTCGACGCAAAGGATGCTCTCTTCATtgtcacaataaaaaaaacccagaagAGAGATCCTCCAATGCTGCAGCATTTTTTGAGAATAAGAAGTAAAAAGTAATATCCACCCCAACACATTTACGTCACCAGCTTGCGGAGGAACGCTTTCGGGGGAGGTGGTTTGCAAAACCGCTGCCCCGAGCGTCAAACTCCAAAGGGAATACGGTTTGCTGCCACCACGGTCCAGTATGATGGTGCGTGACGTAACCTTTACGCCGCTGATCACCGTCCGCGTCCCCAAGTGTGGGGGAAACTCTCTTGCGAAAGCTGAACCGGGCCTCGATCCAGCGCCAGCCAGCCGCCTAATCACGCACACCCGAGAGGGACGATTTTCCTGCTGCGTGCTTGGCGGTTGGAGTGAAGTGTTCAGCCCTTCCAGCCGACCCGTTGGTGTGTGGACGCGAAGCATGCTAATCAGGGTTAGCTTTTTCGTTTTGCGGGTTCTCTGAAGAGACCACACAACCGGGGTTCGGGGTCGGCCGGGTTGAGCAAATTGAAAATTCTCGAATGCTAATCAATTGGACAATCGAACGCGGTTCGGCCGGGTATGCTTCGCTTTGATTTGTACAGGCCTTTCCTCGCCTCCTCCTGCTACACCGTTGCACCCCTCCATCCTTAGCAGCTCCATTTCCTACGGTGTAGTCCACGCTTTCGGCAGTGTTGTAGCGGTCTGCATATGCAATCGGCTGTCTTGTTCTGCAAGCCAAGCTTCTcttcccttccctccttccccttcccTTTGCACTAGTAGTGTGCTGCAGTGCAATAAAATGCACCCCAGTTTCGCGCGCGCTGACCTCGACCATTTCCGTGCGGCAGCGGCAGTGTTTCCATGGGTCCAGATGAGCCGCCGCTGCTGGTGCCCGCTATCGCATCAGCTGTTGATGTGCCGCGTTCGGCGGGCTGGTTTAGGGTTTAGCTgggctggtttttttttcgtctgttCGTTTGTTTATCTATGCCTTCTGGTAGGTTCGGTTCCGCGGGTTCCGCTTGCAATCGATTGCAATCCGTGAGCTTTGATGCGCGTAACATGTTGCGTTCGGCACGCATCTTCGAGAAGCAGTTTGTTTGACCTCGGCCTTCAGAAACACGTGGCCCATTGTCATGGC is part of the Anopheles gambiae chromosome X, idAnoGambNW_F1_1, whole genome shotgun sequence genome and harbors:
- the LOC5666820 gene encoding uncharacterized protein LOC5666820, whose protein sequence is MHDRRAAMCYGLVYILCTQVLSTNSRTSTLWKLNTEEGKIVSGTGGSNCKLQSSGAGESKMTAAGESSTTTTGSSNNNNNGDESLVDPYHPEEDEDSTFQIITITAANYRDNTWRRHARGKLIVNLPKATPDSEGAAANHKGTANHPTTSPESADVLDCGKPVNFTYYDDLIGVAQRYSHPVVPEPEVAFLFLKKKGPKSLKNFDIDALERRLRKAKAEKPRSVQLYNQIGNFWRIKGDARHSIECFRSALAMAPTNAEVLLNLARVLFNLQYLDDAIHLTRRSLEVQPRDRSAWRQYFTLGEIFKAYGHFQESVNHLRQALELYPQYEPIKKAIADVENISASSLHIFTVIIIIFLVMCVLYVILSSNESSQNNHELEQKAARHFNRAMAMRSLKGFTQRSFKNRK